Proteins encoded in a region of the Synechococcus sp. BIOS-U3-1 genome:
- a CDS encoding protein adenylyltransferase SelO family protein: protein MPASSSASSSTDTFAAFAEHVDYSLLNQLTPDPEATINGHDHQVRQVRSGHYVPVTPTPLPAPQYVAHSNELFKELGLSDQLAEDAGFRRLFSGDISVARAPMRPYGWATGYALSIYGTEYDQQCPFGNGNGYGDGRAISIFEGLFEGQRWEMQLKGGGPTPYCRGADGRAVLRSSVREFLAQEFMHALGVPTSRSLTLYVSHDENVRRPWYSGTSPSMDPDILVDNSAAITTRLAPSFLRVGQLELFARRTRNNSHSKAFSELKMIVEHLIKRNYHAEVEPSLPFSEQVVELARLFRGRLTALVADWIRVGYCQGNFNSDNCAAGGFTLDYGPFGFCELFDPRFQPWTGGGMHFAFFNQPVAAGKNYQMFVSALKPLLEDHPEAMTRLERLEEGFKAAMQEALDSMWQRKLGLTDRSPELVSSLLQLCVDSAADYTMLFRELSAIPEQVAPLKRSFYRPSNEQVDQRWMEWLQQWRRQLGHNSNLSEASKAMQLTNPAITWREWLIAPAYEQAAHADYSQVHELQKVFAKPYESLPVELAARYDQLKPEEFFNAGGISHYSCSS, encoded by the coding sequence TACGTGCCGGTCACACCAACACCTCTGCCGGCACCGCAGTACGTGGCGCACAGCAACGAGCTATTCAAAGAGCTGGGACTCAGTGATCAGTTGGCAGAGGATGCCGGCTTCCGGCGATTGTTCTCCGGCGACATCAGTGTGGCCAGAGCACCGATGCGCCCCTATGGCTGGGCCACTGGTTATGCGCTCTCGATCTATGGCACTGAATACGATCAGCAATGTCCGTTCGGTAACGGCAACGGCTACGGCGATGGTCGGGCGATCTCCATCTTCGAAGGCCTCTTCGAGGGGCAACGCTGGGAGATGCAGCTGAAGGGCGGTGGACCAACGCCCTATTGCCGTGGCGCTGACGGTCGCGCCGTACTGCGCTCCAGCGTGCGCGAGTTTCTGGCCCAGGAGTTCATGCATGCCCTGGGGGTTCCCACATCTCGCTCGCTGACGCTGTATGTCTCCCACGACGAGAACGTGCGTCGCCCCTGGTATTCGGGCACATCTCCATCGATGGACCCCGACATCCTGGTCGACAATTCAGCCGCGATCACCACGCGCCTGGCGCCATCCTTTCTGCGAGTGGGGCAGCTGGAGTTATTCGCACGACGGACCCGCAACAACAGCCACTCCAAGGCATTCAGTGAGCTGAAGATGATCGTGGAGCACCTCATCAAACGGAACTACCACGCGGAGGTCGAGCCATCATTGCCATTCAGCGAACAGGTGGTGGAGTTGGCCAGGTTGTTCCGCGGACGTCTGACAGCACTGGTTGCTGACTGGATCCGTGTGGGCTACTGCCAGGGCAACTTCAACAGCGACAACTGTGCCGCCGGCGGCTTCACCCTTGACTACGGACCTTTCGGATTCTGCGAACTGTTCGACCCACGCTTTCAGCCCTGGACCGGTGGCGGAATGCATTTCGCCTTCTTCAATCAGCCGGTGGCGGCAGGCAAGAACTATCAGATGTTCGTATCAGCCCTGAAACCGTTACTGGAGGATCACCCGGAAGCCATGACTCGCCTTGAGAGACTTGAAGAGGGTTTTAAAGCCGCAATGCAAGAGGCTCTCGACAGCATGTGGCAACGCAAACTGGGTCTCACCGATCGTTCCCCAGAGCTGGTGAGCAGCCTGCTCCAGTTATGCGTCGACTCAGCAGCCGACTACACGATGTTGTTCCGAGAGCTCTCAGCCATCCCTGAACAGGTGGCGCCGCTGAAGCGAAGCTTTTATCGACCCAGCAATGAACAGGTTGATCAACGCTGGATGGAGTGGTTGCAACAGTGGCGACGTCAATTAGGACACAACAGCAACCTGAGCGAGGCATCCAAAGCCATGCAGCTGACCAATCCCGCCATCACTTGGCGTGAATGGCTAATTGCACCGGCCTATGAACAAGCAGCCCATGCTGACTACAGCCAGGTGCACGAGTTACAGAAGGTCTTCGCCAAGCCCTATGAATCCTTACCCGTGGAATTAGCTGCCCGCTACGACCAACTGAAACCAGAGGAATTCTTCAACGCCGGAGGCATCTCGCATTACAGCTGTTCCTCATGA
- a CDS encoding asparaginase gives MSGSSLPRLLLLATGGTIAGRASDVISLNHYSAGVIAGEELLQSVPQLKQLAEIEVEQIANVDSADLTFAHWQRLVTRVREALAADPDLCGVVITHGTNTLEETAWLLQLLINDPRPVLLVGAMRPATALSADGPLNLFQAVQVAVSPEACGQGVLVVMDGWIHSACEVTKVATQGVGAFESPDVGPLGWVDDAGVHLTPARSDRPVPFAHLQLAEPWPQVAILHGCVEPPSALIPALLSAGVHGLVFTGTGAGQLSAHERRALEDWTGPLPLMLRANRCGSGPVHHRGQFARLGLVPAGRLSPQKARVLLLLALMAGLDRAQLADLI, from the coding sequence GTGAGCGGTTCCTCCCTGCCTCGGCTCCTGTTGTTGGCCACCGGCGGCACCATCGCCGGACGGGCGAGTGATGTCATCTCCCTGAACCACTACTCAGCAGGTGTCATTGCTGGCGAGGAGTTGCTGCAGTCGGTGCCCCAGCTGAAGCAGCTTGCCGAGATTGAAGTGGAACAGATCGCCAATGTCGATAGCGCGGATCTGACCTTCGCCCACTGGCAAAGGCTTGTGACCCGGGTGCGTGAGGCCCTTGCGGCTGATCCCGATCTCTGCGGTGTGGTGATCACCCATGGGACCAACACCCTGGAGGAAACAGCTTGGCTGTTGCAGCTGCTGATTAATGACCCGCGGCCGGTGCTGCTGGTGGGAGCAATGCGTCCGGCCACGGCCCTGAGTGCCGATGGGCCGTTGAATCTGTTCCAGGCGGTGCAGGTGGCAGTCAGCCCAGAGGCATGCGGGCAGGGTGTGCTGGTGGTGATGGATGGCTGGATCCATTCGGCCTGCGAGGTGACCAAGGTCGCGACCCAAGGGGTTGGTGCCTTCGAAAGTCCTGATGTCGGCCCTTTGGGTTGGGTGGATGACGCGGGAGTGCACCTGACTCCAGCCCGATCTGATCGCCCTGTTCCGTTTGCACACCTTCAGCTTGCTGAGCCTTGGCCGCAGGTGGCGATCCTGCATGGTTGCGTTGAGCCTCCGTCAGCCCTAATTCCTGCTCTGCTTTCGGCTGGTGTCCATGGTCTGGTGTTCACGGGCACTGGTGCAGGCCAGCTATCAGCGCATGAACGTCGCGCGCTTGAAGACTGGACAGGGCCGCTGCCGCTCATGCTCAGGGCAAATCGCTGTGGTTCCGGGCCCGTGCATCATCGAGGTCAGTTTGCACGTCTTGGTCTGGTTCCGGCCGGGCGGCTCAGCCCCCAAAAGGCACGCGTGCTGTTGTTACTGGCTCTGATGGCTGGATTGGACAGGGCTCAACTCGCCGACTTGATCTAA
- the argS gene encoding arginine--tRNA ligase — MLRIANALETQLRGAMQRAFPEAWAEAGEAGLDPQLAPASKPEFGDFQSNGALPLAKPLKQAPRQIATAIVEQLQTDGAFTELCLEPQIAGPGFINLTIRPERLAAEVASRLGDERLGVPPVKDSAPVVVDFSSPNIAKEMHVGHLRSTIIGDSLARVLEFRGHPVLRLNHVGDWGTQFGMLITHLKQVAPNALETADAIDLGDLVAFYREAKKRFDDDEAFQTTSREEVVKLQGGDPLSLKAWGLLCDQSRREFQKIYDRLDIRLSERGESFYNPFLPAVIDGLKQVGLLVTDDGAECVFLEGVSGKDGKPLPVIVQKSDGGFNYATTDLAAIRYRFAAAPDGDAARRVIYVTDSGQANHFAGVFQVAERAGWIPDGSRLEHVPFGLVQGEDGKKLKTRAGDTVRLRDLLDEAEERAEADLRSRLKEEERSEPEDFINHVASTVGLAAVKYADLSQNRITNYQFSFDRMLALQGNTAPYLLYALVRIAGISRKGGDLDVSTAQLQFSEPQEWALVRELLKFDAVIAEVEEELLPNRLCSYLFELSQVFNRFYDQVPVLKAGPDALPSRLALCRLSADTLKIGLGLLGISTLERM, encoded by the coding sequence ATGCTCCGCATCGCCAACGCCCTTGAAACACAGTTGCGCGGTGCGATGCAACGGGCGTTCCCCGAGGCCTGGGCTGAGGCGGGGGAAGCTGGCTTGGACCCCCAGCTGGCGCCAGCGAGCAAGCCTGAATTCGGGGATTTCCAGTCCAACGGTGCTCTGCCACTGGCCAAGCCGCTGAAGCAGGCGCCGCGTCAGATCGCCACGGCCATCGTTGAGCAGCTGCAAACGGACGGGGCCTTCACCGAGCTGTGTCTGGAGCCGCAGATCGCTGGGCCTGGCTTCATCAACCTCACGATCCGACCGGAGCGTCTCGCTGCTGAGGTGGCCTCCCGGCTCGGTGATGAGCGGCTTGGCGTTCCGCCTGTCAAGGATTCAGCGCCGGTGGTGGTGGACTTCTCCAGTCCCAACATCGCCAAGGAGATGCATGTGGGCCATCTGCGCTCCACGATCATCGGTGACTCCTTAGCGCGAGTGCTGGAGTTCCGTGGGCACCCGGTGCTACGGCTGAACCATGTAGGCGACTGGGGAACCCAGTTCGGGATGTTGATCACCCACCTCAAGCAGGTGGCTCCCAATGCTCTCGAGACCGCCGATGCCATCGACCTCGGTGATCTCGTTGCCTTCTACAGGGAGGCTAAAAAACGCTTTGATGATGACGAGGCGTTTCAGACCACATCCCGCGAGGAAGTGGTGAAGCTGCAGGGAGGCGATCCTCTGTCGCTCAAAGCTTGGGGGCTCCTGTGTGATCAGTCGCGGCGCGAGTTCCAGAAGATCTACGACCGGCTTGACATCCGCCTCAGCGAACGAGGTGAGTCGTTCTACAACCCCTTCCTGCCTGCGGTGATCGATGGGCTGAAGCAGGTCGGTCTGCTGGTTACCGACGACGGGGCAGAGTGCGTCTTCTTGGAAGGGGTCAGCGGCAAGGATGGCAAGCCGCTGCCGGTGATTGTGCAAAAGAGTGATGGGGGCTTCAATTACGCCACCACCGATCTCGCGGCGATTCGTTACCGGTTCGCGGCGGCTCCCGATGGTGATGCAGCCCGCCGGGTGATCTACGTGACCGATTCCGGTCAGGCCAATCACTTTGCGGGAGTGTTCCAGGTGGCCGAGCGGGCCGGCTGGATTCCCGACGGCTCTCGCCTGGAGCATGTTCCCTTCGGGTTGGTGCAGGGAGAAGACGGCAAGAAGCTCAAGACCCGGGCCGGTGACACCGTGCGTCTTCGCGATTTACTGGATGAGGCGGAAGAGCGCGCTGAAGCGGACCTGCGCTCGCGCCTCAAGGAAGAAGAGCGCAGTGAGCCGGAAGACTTCATCAACCATGTGGCCAGTACCGTCGGCCTGGCGGCGGTGAAATATGCCGACCTCAGTCAGAACCGGATCACCAACTACCAGTTCTCGTTTGATCGCATGCTGGCCCTCCAGGGCAACACAGCTCCCTACCTTCTCTATGCGCTGGTGCGGATCGCCGGCATCTCCCGCAAGGGTGGTGATCTGGATGTCTCAACGGCTCAGCTGCAGTTCAGTGAGCCTCAGGAGTGGGCGCTGGTGCGTGAACTCCTCAAGTTCGATGCTGTGATCGCCGAGGTGGAGGAGGAGTTGCTCCCCAATCGTCTCTGCAGCTATCTGTTTGAGCTCAGCCAGGTGTTCAATCGTTTTTATGACCAGGTGCCGGTGCTCAAGGCAGGCCCAGATGCTTTGCCGTCACGGCTGGCTCTCTGTCGCCTCAGCGCCGACACGCTGAAAATAGGGCTCGGTCTGCTGGGGATCTCAACCCTGGAGCGAATGTGA